The proteins below are encoded in one region of Drosophila santomea strain STO CAGO 1482 chromosome 2R, Prin_Dsan_1.1, whole genome shotgun sequence:
- the LOC120446579 gene encoding uncharacterized protein LOC120446579 gives MYVISTSKKTVLSDFADLETKSEYVHQSAEPTDFQFNGQRRVFVEVDKMAGLAVMRIKERDGKTPEIQRVRKLTIDNAFCVACAKQSLEEIAVGQSGCVKLYNFRTAQLIHRFPADPQRSTVLYMDYNNTDEYIAAVRDVGDISILGTKTKQKTNSFTIDGDSTLVRFHPSKRFHLSIASYKGAVTVYDVQGKRKIFHASEAHSAPCRDISMCASQPALLVSVGYDCKINIFDIRQYRGQASTDRLTNLHPLSTVALSECGTYLCAGNLKGELISYDMRSRKAPLAVRSVHDALVTRVAFVPVQSGDSQQNSSLNNSENATGLVTKAPRVERVPSDELRKSIAANFLSSQQQLNSLVHGVAAPSIVRRDSFCEFLDAQGPRAVDRMSTRLGTSYRDSFDWEALNRKPHPNETANRQSLCPPVGSGPSSVENSVNSSTTESLQQTLSGPLKDRSNISGEGKLMKIAETDELCEEQSANISVASSTGGGSDKENPPPVDPELKRRLRLLSASRNSTPHHANITPQLSNPLLKPQQLLVKSSSGLSAQMDVDWRKEFSELRDFVDQRCERVERELEYIGFSNQRQLANKMTNHMKQQVENTKEIRDALALLLQGDSFMREFSRLQNENEMLRAKLKFYQEQEQTESCGE, from the exons ATGTATGTGATTTCAACCTCTAAAAAGACCGTGCTCTCCGATTTCGCGGATCTGGAGACAAAGTCTGAGTATGTGCACCAGAGTGCAGAGCCGACCGACTTTCAGTTCAACGGCCAGCGCAGGGTCTTCGTGGAGGTGGATAAAATGGCGGGCTTGGCTGTGATGCGGATAAAGGAGAGGGATGGCAAGA CGCCCGAGATTCAACGAGTCCGTAAACTCACCATCGACAATGCCTTCTGTGTGGCGTGTGCAAAGCAATCCCTGGAGGAGATTGCTGTGGGGCAGAGCGGTTGTGTTAAGCTATACAACTTCCGGACGGCACAACTCATCCATCGGTTTCCGGCGGATCCGCAAAGAAGCACTGTCCTCTACATGGACTACAACAATACGGACGAGTATATAGCCGCCGTTCGCGATGTCGGGGACATCAGTATCTTGGGCACCAAGACCAAACAGAAGACCAACTCCTTTACCATAGATGGCGA CTCAACCCTTGTGCGCTTTCATCCGAGCAAACGCTTCCACCTGTCGATCGCTTCCTATAAAGGGGCCGTAACCGTCTATGATGTGCAGGGAAAGCGGAAGATCTTCCATGCCAGCGAAGCGCACAGTGCTCCCTGTCGGGACATCAGTATGTGCGCATCCCAGCCGGCACTGCTGGTCAGCGTGGGCTACgattgcaaaataaacatCTTCGATATTAGACAATATCGTGGTCAAGCCTCCACGGATCGCCTGACCAACTTGCATCCGCTATCTACGGTGGCGCTGAGTGAATGTGGGACTTACCTATGTGCTGGTAACCTTAAGGGCGAATTGATTTCCTATGATATGAGGAGTAGGAAGGCTCCGTTGGCCGTGAGGAGTGTACACGATGCGCTTGTGACACGTGTAGCCTTCGTGCCTGTGCAAAGTGGGGATAGCCAGCAGAACAGTAGCCTCAACAACTCCGAAAATGCCACTGGATTGGTGACCAAAGCTCCTCGTGTCGAGCGTGTTCCTAGCGATGAGTTGCGTAAATCAATTGCCGCTAATTTTTTGAGCTCCCAACAACAGCTTAACAGTCTTGTTCACGGCGTGGCGGCGCCTAGCATAGTACGCCGTGATTCCTTTTGCGAGTTTTTGGATGCCCAAGGTCCGAGAGCTGTAGATCGTATGTCCACGCGCTTGGGGACCTCTTACAGAGACAGTTTTGACTGGGAGGCGCTCAACCGGAAACCGCATCCTAATGAAACTGCCAACCGTCAAAGTCTTTGTCCGCCAGTGGGATCTGGGCCGAGCTCGGTGGAAAACTCTGTCAACAGCTCCACCACGGAGTCACTACAAC AGACCTTAAGCGGCCCACTAAAGGATCGGAGCAACATTTCCGGAGAGGGAAAGCTGATGAAAATCGCCGAGACGGATGAGCTCTGCGAGGAGCAGTCTGCCAACATTTCCGTGGCCAGCAGCACAGGAGGAGGCAGTGACAAAGAGAATCCCCCGCCGGTGGACCCCGAATTGAAACGGCGTTTGCGCTTGCTTTCAGCCAGTCGAAACAGTACCCCGCACCATGCAAACATCACACCACAATTGTCAAATCCTCTGTTAAAGCCTCAGCAGTTGCTGGTCAAATCGTCAAGCGGACTATCCGCCCAGATGGATGTAGATTGGCGCAAAGAATTCAGCGAGCTTAGAGATTTTGTAGATCAGCGCTGTGAGAGGGTGGAGCGCGAACTGGAGTACATTGGCTTCTCCAATCAGCGGCAACTGGCTAATAAGATGACGAACCACATGAAGCAGCAGGTGGAAAACACAAAAGAGATCCGAGATGCCCTGGCTTTACTACTCCAAGGAGATAGCTTCATGCGCGAGTTCTCGCGcctacaaaatgaaaatgaaatgttgaGGGCTAAGTTGAAATTctaccaggagcaggagcaaaCTGAATCATGCGGAGAATAA
- the LOC120446582 gene encoding ATP-sensitive inward rectifier potassium channel 11, with protein sequence MQSDASPLGAAATESLPMHRSTSMPVKPKPLEQKPLLRSSEKETVNATDYYPESPGFVRRRRSKPAGDHLETRSEQNFPYTHDWAGSTIELTPDLGSGPRTSSSDGQRRSLHRVMEKNGKENVVFRRIPEKSWRYMRDLVTTLMELEWMYVLTLFLGSYFLSWLLFAALCYVVAYSHGDFIFDPVSGRRMGEGVDPCIYGVHSWVAMLIYSVETQTTLGFGEKYASEECPETIFLFVMQMLSAALIEGCMVSVIYAKTARPARQLTKLKFSEKAVICYRDGRLCLLFRVCDPREQQSIESKIRVYMIVDKRTREGETVKSHVELKLEGNGEQIILWPDVVCHVIDETSPLFQFTTAKLFNAAQFELYVSIVGTSPATAQMTEAKTSYLPREIFWGQRFVNIIHYDAQNERYVVDYENFNRTISVDMPMMHPTNDHFKLEYRK encoded by the exons ATGCAATCGGACGCATCTCCCCTGGGAGCTGCTGCCACGGAGTCCCTTCCAATGCACCGCTCCACCTCCATGCCGGTGAAGCCCAAGCCACTGGAGCAGAAGCCACTGCTTCGTTCCTCCGAAAAGGAGACGGTCAATGCGACGGATTACTATCCGGAAAGCCCGGGGTTCGTACGACGCAGAAGGTCAAAACCCGCCGGGGATCACCTGGAAACGCGCAGCGAGCAAAA CTTCCCCTACACACACGACTGGGCAGGCAGTACGATAGAGCTTACACCAGACTTGGGATCCGGACCACGGACTTCATCTTCAGATGGACAGAGACGAAGCCTTCATCGCGTGATGGAAAAGAACGGCAAGGAGAACGTTGTGTTCCGGCGCATTCCGGAGAAGTCATGGCGCTACATGCGGGATCTGGTCACCACGCTG ATGGAACTGGAATGGATGTACGTGCTGACCCTGTTCCTGGGAAGTTACTTTCTCAGCTGGCTGCTCTTCGCCGCCCTCTGCTACGTGGTGGCCTACTCCCACGGTGACTTCATCTTCGATCCGGTCAGTGGTAGGCGAATGGGCGAGGGCGTGGACCCCTGTATCTACGGGGTGCACAGCTGGGTGGCCATGCTCATATACTCTGTGGAAACACAGACGACCCTCGGATTCGGCGAAAAGTACGCCAGCGAGGAGTGTCCGGAGACGATCTTTCTGTTCGTCATGCAGATGTTGAGTGCGGCCCTAATTGAGGGCTGTATGGTGAGCGTGATCTATGCCAAGACAGCCCGGCCGGCGAGGCAGCTGACCAAGCTGAAGTTCAGCGAGAAGGCTGTG ATCTGTTATCGCGACGGCAGGCTTTGTTTGCTCTTTCGCGTTTGCGATCCCCGCGAGCAGCAGTCCATTGAGTCCAAAATACGAGTGTACATGATCGTGGATAAACG CACCCGCGAAGGTGAGACTGTAAAAAGTCACGTGGAACTGAAGCTGGAGGGAAATGGGGAGCAGATAATTCTCTGGCCTGATGTGGTGTGCCATGTCATCGATGAGACGAGTCCGTTGTTTCAGTTCACCACAGCAAAACTCTTCAATGCTGCCCAATTCGAGCTGTACGTGTCCATTGTTGGCACTTCGCCGGCCACAGCGCAGATGACGGAAGCCAAGACGTCCTATCTTCCAAGGGAGATTTTCTGGGGGCAGCGGTTTGTCAATATCATTCATTACGATGCCCAAAACGAACGCTATGTTGTGGACTACGAGAACTTCAACAGGACCATTTCGGTGGACATGCCCATGATGCATCCGACAAATGATCACTTTAAGCTGGAGTATAGAAAGTGa
- the LOC120444846 gene encoding transcription factor Ken has protein sequence MRVMREKDHSPRKMLPSPKQGCVYPALGLIPTSYISHVPYDLASSAAAATSSSSSSPTTTSATTTGRLQHQHSHQQHQTLNHHAKGKRRGSFDQPLDLRLAHKRKTDLADQGPMEDENSNLIMFASELAVAQQKEKELNNNHIAASLADLGFDMSRKMLRALREGGAVGGGGAGGGGGGPPSAPPLTPPQCSIPAVHPTLLEAMTKNLPLQYRNVFAGVLPGKVTSPAASSSPTGADFPFRHPLKKCELTWPPPTEQLQLELPHQNPKLSPVLPHPQLQDYQTRRKNKARTAATGGNATPNLPQRNKDRYTCKFCGKVFPRSANLTRHLRTHTGEQPYKCKYCERSFSISSNLQRHVRNIHNKERPFKCEICERCFGQQTNLDRHLKKHESDAVSLSALSGVSERMHCIRRFCENPSEESYFEEIRSFMGKVTQQQQQQQQQQQQQHDQQQQQPHQSTATSASSSCSSSRDTPTSSQEEADNAPATSMADAAATSSSRDQEEEDSQPIMELKRTLTSKLFPTSNAATAITTPQATSIKEEEP, from the coding sequence ATGAGAGTTATGAGAGAGAAAGACCACTCACCAAGAAAGATGCTTCCTAGCCCGAAACAGGGCTGCGTATACCCTGCCTTAGGATTAATACCCACTTCGTATATATCACACGTACCTTATGATCTGGCCTCCTCAGCGGCGGCGGCCACAtcctcgtcatcatcgtcgccGACGACCACGTCAGCAACGACAACTGGGCGGCTGCAGCACCAACACTcccaccagcaacaccagaCCTTAAATCACCATGCCAAGGGCAAGCGGAGAGGCAGTTTCGATCAGCCGTTGGATCTGCGATTGGCCCACAAGAGGAAGACGGATCTGGCGGATCAGGGACCCATGGAGGATGAGAACAGCAATCTGATCATGTTCGCCAGTGAGCTGGCCGTGGCTCagcagaaggagaaggagctgAACAACAACCACATAGCAGCCTCGCTGGCCGACCTGGGCTTTGATATGAGCCGCAAAATGCTGAGGGCCTTGAGAGAGGGCGGTGCAGTCGGTGGAGggggagcaggaggaggagggggtGGACCACCAAGCGCACCGCCCTTAACGCCACCACAATGTTCGATACCCGCCGTACATCCCACACTCCTAGAAGCCATGACCAAGAATTTGCCCTTGCAGTATCGCAATGTATTTGCTGGGGTTTTGCCGGGTAAGGTGACCAGTCCGGCGGCCTCCAGTAGCCCCACGGGTGCGGATTTCCCGTTCCGGCATCCGCTCAAGAAATGCGAGCTCACCTGGCCACCGCCCACAGAGCAGTTGCAACTGGAGCTGCCACATCAGAACCCGAAGTTGTCGCCGGTCCTGCCTCATCCGCAACTACAGGACTATCAAACGCGGAGGAAAAACAAGGCCAGAACCGCTGCCACCGGGGGCAATGCGACGCCCAACTTGCCACAACGCAACAAGGATCGTTACACCTGCAAGTTTTGCGGAAAAGTCTTTCCGAGATCGGCGAACCTGACGAGGCATCTCCGAACGCACACGGGAGAGCAGCCCTACAAATGTAAATACTGCGAACGTTCCTTTAGCATATCCTCCAATCTGCAGCGCCATGTGCGGAATATCCACAACAAGGAGCGCCCCTTCAAGTGTGAGATTTGCGAGCGATGCTTTGGCCAGCAGACCAATCTGGACAGGCACCTTAAGAAGCACGAATCTGATGCGGTGTCCCTAAGTGCGTTGTCGGGCGTGAGCGAAAGGATGCACTGCATTCGCAGATTCTGTGAGAATCCCTCAGAAGAATCCTATTTCGAGGAGATACGCAGCTTCATGGGCAAGGtcacgcagcagcagcagcagcagcagcaacaacaacagcagcagcacgaccaacagcagcagcaaccgcatCAGTCAACCGCAACATCGGCGTCCAGTTCGTGCTCCTCGTCGCGGGACACGCCCACATCCTCGCAGGAGGAGGCGGACAATGCGCCAGCAACATCGATGGCTGACGCGGCAGCAACATCGTCCAGCAGAgaccaggaggaggaggactcGCAGCCCATAATGGAGCTTAAGAGGACCCTCACCTCCAAGCTCTTCCCCACCTCTAACGCAGCCACCGCTATCACGACGCCCCAAGCAACATCTATCAAGGAAGAGGAACCCTAA